The following are from one region of the Natronosporangium hydrolyticum genome:
- a CDS encoding lysophospholipid acyltransferase family protein — translation MTAASEPDIWDRRVAAGLAFLRRRLAGDYDVDEFGFDPELTDAVLYPMLRQLYRRWFRTELIGDEHLPRTGPALVVANHSGTIALDALMLAVGVHDAVDDGNGVPPRYLRLLGADFLFRAPVMSSLTRKSGGTLACNPDAERLLRAGELVGVFPEGVKGVGKPFRDRYKLQRFGRGGFVSAALHTGAPIIPVGIVGAEEIYPKLGDIQPLARLLGLPYFPVTPTFPWLGPLGAIPLPSKWLIEIGEPIDTSEWAGQTDDPLVIFNLADEVRERIQQSLHRLLERRPEPFCSEPSPDPDRSPPVS, via the coding sequence ATGACCGCCGCTTCCGAACCGGATATCTGGGATCGCCGGGTCGCTGCCGGGCTGGCGTTCCTGCGTCGGCGACTCGCCGGCGACTACGACGTCGACGAGTTCGGGTTCGATCCGGAGCTGACCGACGCGGTCCTCTACCCGATGCTCCGGCAGCTCTACCGCCGTTGGTTCCGCACCGAGCTGATCGGCGATGAGCACCTGCCGCGCACCGGTCCGGCGCTGGTGGTGGCGAACCACTCCGGCACTATCGCGCTGGACGCGTTGATGCTGGCCGTCGGGGTTCACGACGCGGTCGACGACGGCAATGGCGTGCCGCCCCGATATTTGCGGCTGCTCGGAGCGGACTTTCTGTTCCGTGCGCCGGTGATGTCGTCGCTGACCCGCAAGTCCGGCGGCACCCTGGCGTGCAACCCGGACGCCGAGCGGCTGCTGCGCGCTGGCGAGCTGGTGGGGGTGTTTCCGGAGGGGGTCAAGGGCGTCGGCAAACCGTTCCGTGACCGCTACAAATTGCAGCGATTCGGCCGGGGAGGCTTCGTCTCGGCGGCGTTGCACACCGGCGCGCCGATCATTCCGGTGGGGATCGTGGGCGCCGAGGAGATCTACCCCAAGCTCGGCGATATCCAGCCGCTGGCGCGGCTGCTCGGCCTGCCCTATTTTCCGGTCACCCCGACCTTCCCGTGGCTGGGGCCGCTCGGAGCGATCCCGTTGCCGTCGAAGTGGTTGATCGAGATCGGCGAGCCGATCGACACCTCGGAGTGGGCGGGGCAGACAGACGATCCACTGGTGATCTTCAACCTCGCAGATGAGGTACGAGAACGGAT